A region from the uncultured Draconibacterium sp. genome encodes:
- a CDS encoding DEAD/DEAH box helicase, with protein MTFEELGIHNDLLDAIEYMGFKEATPIQEQAIPVILDGDDLIACAQTGTGKTAAFLLPILDLIADLPGGETSTLIIVPTRELAMQIDQQVQGIGYTMGIHSIALYGGGDGDEWGQQKLALTKGADIIIATPGKLISHLNLGYVKFDKIDFLILDEADRMLDIGFYEDITKIISYLPKKRQTLMFSATMAPKIRKLASEILHQPKQINIAMSKPAEGVLQAAYLTYDKQKGDLVAHLITENPEYSSIIIFCSTKRVTNELARKLKKKGFDAEAISSDLEQKERENVLNGFRSRRIRILVATDVMSRGIDIKDINLVINYDVPGDAEDYVHRVGRTARADSTGVALTLVNEDDMYKFHRIEELIEREVFKIPLPEQFGEGPEWKTPTKKKKNQRGKFHKYKRNNNQSKHRKNYQQKKKK; from the coding sequence ATGACATTTGAAGAACTTGGCATTCATAACGATCTACTTGATGCCATAGAATACATGGGCTTTAAAGAAGCCACTCCTATTCAGGAACAAGCAATACCGGTAATTCTTGATGGCGACGACCTGATTGCCTGCGCACAAACCGGCACCGGAAAAACAGCAGCTTTTTTATTGCCAATATTGGATTTGATTGCCGATTTACCCGGTGGTGAAACATCAACACTAATAATAGTGCCCACGCGAGAGTTGGCCATGCAAATCGATCAGCAGGTGCAGGGCATAGGTTACACCATGGGGATACATTCCATTGCATTGTATGGTGGCGGCGATGGTGACGAGTGGGGGCAGCAAAAGCTGGCGCTTACCAAAGGGGCCGATATAATTATTGCTACTCCGGGTAAGCTGATTTCGCACCTCAATCTTGGCTATGTAAAATTTGATAAAATTGATTTTCTGATACTGGATGAGGCTGACCGCATGTTGGATATTGGTTTTTACGAAGACATCACAAAGATTATTTCGTACCTGCCAAAAAAGCGGCAAACGCTTATGTTTAGCGCTACTATGGCACCAAAAATACGTAAACTTGCCTCCGAAATATTGCACCAGCCTAAACAGATAAACATTGCCATGTCGAAACCGGCAGAAGGAGTATTGCAAGCCGCTTACCTTACTTACGATAAACAAAAGGGCGACCTGGTTGCACACCTCATTACAGAAAACCCGGAGTATAGCAGTATTATTATTTTTTGTTCTACCAAACGGGTAACCAACGAGTTGGCACGCAAATTAAAAAAGAAAGGTTTTGATGCTGAAGCAATTTCATCTGATTTAGAGCAGAAAGAACGCGAGAATGTATTAAACGGATTCCGGTCAAGACGAATACGAATATTGGTGGCTACCGATGTAATGAGCCGTGGTATCGATATAAAAGACATTAACCTGGTTATTAATTACGATGTGCCGGGCGATGCCGAAGATTATGTGCATAGGGTGGGGCGTACAGCTCGTGCCGACTCTACAGGGGTGGCACTTACGCTGGTGAATGAAGATGATATGTACAAATTTCATAGGATTGAAGAACTGATTGAGCGCGAAGTGTTTAAAATTCCACTACCCGAGCAGTTTGGCGAAGGCCCCGAATGGAAAACACCTACAAAAAAGAAAAAAAACCAACGCGGCAAATTTCATAAATACAAGCGTAACAACAACCAAAGCAAACACCGAAAAAACTACCAGCAGAAAAAGAAAAAATAA
- a CDS encoding protoheme IX farnesyltransferase: protein MRQQLKIIYELGKVRISIPIALSALTGYVLFTKSVDTQAWLLTIGVFFMACSSSVLNHWQERDIDAKMPRTKNRPLPTGKISPKNAFLLALVFALVGTLILAISNPPMALLISWLTLFFYNVVYTPLKKVSAFAVIPGSMVGALPPMIGWAGAGGSLTSEVILLVATFFFIGQIPHFWLLLLMFGEQYKLANMPSLNQLFTDAQIKRVTYTWVLTTLASAFLVIFFVIGNKIIMFFLLFYIFYLLSSLTLAVFAQQEFKVRPSFYKLNFLYLFMMIFLIVDSLVRT from the coding sequence ATGAGACAACAGTTAAAAATAATATATGAACTGGGTAAGGTGCGTATTTCCATACCCATTGCCTTATCGGCTTTAACGGGCTATGTGCTGTTTACAAAAAGTGTTGACACGCAAGCTTGGCTCTTAACAATTGGCGTGTTTTTTATGGCATGTAGTTCAAGTGTTTTAAACCATTGGCAAGAGCGCGATATTGATGCCAAAATGCCACGAACCAAAAACCGCCCGCTACCAACCGGAAAGATTAGCCCGAAAAACGCATTTTTGCTTGCCCTGGTGTTTGCGCTTGTCGGAACATTAATACTGGCGATTAGTAATCCGCCAATGGCCTTACTTATAAGCTGGTTAACCCTGTTTTTTTATAATGTGGTTTATACGCCGTTAAAAAAGGTATCGGCGTTTGCGGTAATACCCGGTTCTATGGTAGGTGCTTTGCCGCCAATGATTGGCTGGGCCGGAGCCGGAGGAAGTCTGACTTCAGAAGTAATTTTGCTGGTTGCCACTTTCTTTTTTATTGGGCAAATACCACATTTTTGGCTACTGCTGCTTATGTTTGGCGAGCAATATAAACTGGCCAACATGCCCAGCCTGAACCAACTGTTTACCGACGCCCAAATTAAACGGGTAACCTATACATGGGTGTTAACTACCCTGGCATCAGCATTTTTGGTTATCTTTTTTGTAATTGGCAATAAGATTATTATGTTTTTTCTTCTTTTCTATATTTTCTATTTACTTTCATCGCTAACACTGGCGGTATTTGCACAACAGGAATTTAAAGTAAGGCCCTCCTTTTATAAACTGAATTTCCTTTACCTTTTTATGATGATTTTTTTAATTGTAGATAGTTTGGTTCGTACATAA
- the coxB gene encoding cytochrome c oxidase subunit II produces MYSSEITKASNFVQGVDTAFLVIMGISFLFLIGLTVVMLVFIYKYNRKRNPKATQIEGSVKLEIIWTVVPFLLTMLMFYYGWAGWKPMQKAPKDAMEITVYGRMWNFSFEYENGRRTDTLYLPKDQPIRLNLVAMDVLHSLYIPAFRVKQDMVPGKKDNHMWFEPQKIGTYELYCAEYCGLQHSYMYSYVKVMEDSAFQTWIADTTNVSGSVAEIESPAATGKRIMQNIGCFACHSLDGTKLVGPSFKGIWGAEHTVKTGRETRQVTVDEEYIRKSIYDPNADVVDGFSKGLMLSYEGQLSDDDIGNIIEYLKTVK; encoded by the coding sequence ATGTATAGCTCAGAAATAACCAAAGCCTCGAATTTTGTGCAGGGAGTTGATACAGCTTTCCTGGTCATCATGGGCATCTCATTTTTGTTCCTTATCGGACTAACCGTAGTTATGCTTGTTTTTATTTACAAGTACAACCGAAAGAGAAACCCGAAAGCTACCCAGATTGAAGGAAGCGTAAAGCTGGAAATTATCTGGACTGTTGTTCCTTTTTTACTCACCATGCTGATGTTTTATTATGGCTGGGCCGGTTGGAAACCCATGCAAAAAGCACCAAAAGATGCCATGGAAATTACGGTTTACGGACGAATGTGGAATTTTAGTTTCGAGTATGAAAATGGCCGCAGAACAGATACCCTGTATTTGCCAAAAGATCAGCCGATAAGACTAAACCTGGTTGCAATGGATGTTTTACACAGCCTTTATATACCGGCATTTCGGGTAAAACAGGATATGGTGCCCGGTAAAAAAGATAACCACATGTGGTTTGAACCACAAAAAATAGGAACCTACGAGTTGTATTGTGCCGAATATTGCGGTTTACAACACTCTTATATGTATTCGTATGTAAAGGTAATGGAGGATTCGGCTTTTCAAACCTGGATTGCCGACACCACTAACGTTTCCGGATCGGTGGCTGAAATTGAGTCGCCAGCGGCAACCGGAAAACGCATTATGCAAAATATTGGTTGCTTTGCCTGTCACTCGTTGGACGGAACAAAACTCGTTGGTCCAAGCTTTAAAGGTATTTGGGGCGCAGAACATACCGTTAAAACCGGGCGCGAAACACGTCAGGTTACAGTTGATGAAGAGTACATCAGAAAATCAATTTACGATCCGAATGCTGATGTGGTGGATGGTTTTAGTAAAGGGCTCATGCTGTCATACGAAGGGCAGCTATCGGATGACGATATCGGAAATATTATTGAGTATCTGAAAACGGTGAAATAG
- a CDS encoding cytochrome C oxidase subunit IV family protein translates to MAEDKHHHIVPYRLYAIVLVALLALTFASIGITEIELGEFTVAGALLLAGIKSVLVLIYFMHLKYDKPYIKIMVAFVFLIFVVVIVITFLDYLYRV, encoded by the coding sequence ATGGCTGAAGATAAACATCATCATATTGTTCCCTATCGTTTATATGCAATTGTTTTGGTTGCGCTACTGGCGCTAACCTTTGCATCAATCGGTATTACTGAAATTGAATTGGGCGAATTTACTGTGGCCGGAGCCTTGCTGCTGGCTGGTATAAAATCTGTTTTGGTGCTCATTTATTTTATGCACCTTAAATACGATAAACCATACATAAAAATAATGGTGGCCTTTGTATTTCTAATTTTTGTGGTTGTAATTGTGATAACCTTTTTAGATTACCTCTATAGAGTATAA
- a CDS encoding cytochrome c oxidase subunit 3 family protein, which yields MSEHQHAHHVEHPDMYDPESSKIGMWLFIFTELLLFGGLFIVYSVYRYLNPDAFHLAAEELNTFIGALNTVILLVSSMTIAMSTTALQKGHKKVAIALVSVTFLIGLVFLVNKYFEWGVKFSHGIWPGSEQMLNEMSQGEILFFGLYFVMTGLHALHIVVGLVIMVFAIKGVSSGKVNAQRPSLLDNCGLYWHLVDLIWIFLFPLFYLIH from the coding sequence ATGAGTGAACATCAACATGCACATCATGTAGAACACCCCGATATGTACGATCCTGAATCGTCGAAAATTGGGATGTGGTTGTTTATTTTTACCGAGTTATTACTTTTCGGTGGCTTGTTTATTGTGTATTCGGTATATCGTTATCTTAATCCCGATGCTTTTCATTTGGCAGCTGAGGAACTGAATACATTTATTGGGGCCTTAAATACGGTAATTTTGTTGGTAAGTAGTATGACCATTGCCATGTCGACAACAGCCTTGCAAAAAGGGCATAAGAAAGTAGCCATTGCGCTGGTTAGTGTAACTTTTCTTATCGGACTGGTTTTTTTGGTGAATAAGTATTTTGAATGGGGCGTAAAATTCTCGCACGGAATATGGCCCGGATCAGAGCAAATGCTTAACGAAATGAGCCAGGGCGAAATACTTTTCTTCGGATTGTATTTTGTTATGACCGGATTACATGCACTGCACATTGTTGTGGGGCTTGTTATTATGGTTTTTGCCATAAAAGGAGTCAGCAGCGGAAAAGTAAATGCACAAAGGCCATCCTTGCTCGATAACTGCGGATTGTACTGGCACCTGGTCGACCTTATCTGGATATTCCTCTTCCCCTTGTTTTATTTAATCCATTAA
- a CDS encoding cbb3-type cytochrome c oxidase subunit I: MHTTNAVNGANYLTYQGKYKGLLGWIFSTDHKRIGLLYLYSIASMFAIGVLLGLAMKFELLAPGKTIMDAQTYNATFTVHGVIMIFMVVVPGLPAVFGNLMLPIMIGAKDVAFPKLNLLSWWLYIAGVVLVLSALLFGSGAPDTGWTFYAPYSFKTGTNLLPAIFGAFVLGFSSILTGLNFLVTIHRLRCPGMKWTKLPLFVWTLYGTAWIQLLATPVVGITLVLVALERFFGVGVFDPALGGDPILYQHLFWIYSHPAVYIMILPAMGAISEIIPTFSQKHIFGYKAIIASTMAIAFVGYLVWGHHMYTAGMSGTAQYYFSLLTFIVAIPSAIKVFNWISTMYKGSINIQTPFYWAVSFIFVFMVGGLSGLVLGALATDIYVHDTAFVVAHFHYIVFGGTGFAFFAAMHYWFPKIFGRMYDKAWANIGWLVFFIGFLALYSPMFYLGMMGMPRRYYDYLDEFHGGNILSTFGSWVLVTGFIIIVVNLVRSARKGAPAEVNPWHSKTLEWTVPSPPPVLNFDEEPVLEENDGPYNYK; encoded by the coding sequence ATGCATACAACAAATGCTGTTAACGGAGCAAACTACCTCACTTATCAAGGAAAATACAAAGGTTTGCTCGGATGGATTTTTTCTACAGACCATAAACGAATTGGTCTTCTTTATCTGTATTCAATAGCAAGCATGTTTGCCATTGGAGTTTTGTTGGGGCTGGCCATGAAATTTGAGCTGTTGGCACCAGGGAAAACCATTATGGACGCACAAACCTACAATGCTACTTTTACGGTACACGGTGTGATAATGATTTTTATGGTTGTTGTACCGGGCCTGCCGGCTGTTTTTGGCAACTTAATGCTTCCAATAATGATTGGGGCCAAAGATGTTGCTTTTCCAAAACTTAACCTACTGTCGTGGTGGTTATATATTGCCGGGGTAGTATTGGTATTGTCTGCCTTACTTTTCGGTTCGGGGGCACCCGATACTGGTTGGACCTTTTACGCTCCTTACAGTTTTAAAACGGGCACCAACTTATTGCCTGCCATTTTTGGGGCTTTTGTGTTGGGCTTTTCGTCCATATTAACCGGCTTAAACTTTTTGGTAACCATACACCGGCTTCGCTGTCCGGGTATGAAATGGACGAAGTTGCCATTGTTTGTGTGGACCTTATACGGAACGGCCTGGATTCAGTTACTTGCTACGCCGGTGGTGGGTATCACCCTTGTTTTGGTGGCACTCGAGCGTTTCTTCGGCGTTGGTGTTTTCGATCCGGCACTTGGGGGAGACCCAATATTGTACCAGCACCTGTTTTGGATTTATTCGCACCCCGCCGTTTATATTATGATTCTTCCGGCAATGGGTGCCATCTCAGAGATTATACCAACATTTTCGCAAAAACATATTTTTGGTTACAAAGCAATTATTGCCTCTACCATGGCCATTGCATTTGTGGGTTACCTGGTTTGGGGACACCACATGTATACGGCGGGTATGAGCGGAACTGCACAATACTATTTTTCCCTGCTTACATTTATTGTTGCCATCCCAAGTGCAATAAAGGTTTTTAATTGGATATCAACGATGTATAAAGGATCGATTAATATCCAAACGCCCTTTTACTGGGCTGTATCGTTTATTTTTGTATTTATGGTTGGTGGCTTAAGTGGGTTGGTTCTGGGGGCACTGGCTACCGATATTTATGTGCACGATACTGCCTTTGTTGTAGCCCATTTCCATTACATTGTTTTCGGAGGAACCGGCTTTGCCTTTTTTGCGGCTATGCATTACTGGTTTCCCAAAATTTTTGGAAGAATGTATGATAAAGCCTGGGCCAATATTGGCTGGCTGGTTTTCTTTATCGGTTTCCTTGCCTTGTATTCGCCCATGTTCTACCTCGGAATGATGGGGATGCCAAGGCGTTATTACGATTACCTGGATGAATTCCATGGAGGAAATATCCTGAGCACTTTTGGCTCGTGGGTATTGGTTACCGGTTTTATCATCATTGTTGTAAACCTGGTTCGGTCGGCTCGCAAAGGCGCACCTGCAGAGGTTAACCCGTGGCACAGTAAAACACTGGAGTGGACAGTTCCATCGCCTCCTCCGGTATTAAATTTCGACGAAGAACCGGTTTTGGAAGAGAATGACGGACCATATAACTACAAATAA
- a CDS encoding SCO family protein, with translation MKTNLFHKLTLFLGSFIFLTCNAWSQSVINPTAENEDVEIGVVEHLDDYLPDSIALINESGEHVWLADIIDKPTIINFVYYRCPGICSPLMEAVAGVMDKSELVVGEDYQVLTISFDPRETIDLGIRKKTNYLNLMNNEQKVEEAKTGWQFFVSDSASIIKATNATGFKYKKTGNDFLHAASLTVVSPDGKITRYLNGMYFLPFEWKMAIVEASKGQSGPTLNKVLRFCYSYDPVGQTYVLNITKVSGTIIMFFALVLLLYLVVKPKRKKVI, from the coding sequence ATGAAAACAAATTTATTCCATAAGCTGACTCTATTTCTGGGATCTTTTATCTTTCTAACATGTAATGCATGGTCTCAGAGTGTAATAAATCCGACTGCCGAAAACGAAGATGTAGAAATTGGGGTTGTAGAACATCTGGATGATTATTTGCCCGATAGTATTGCTTTAATCAATGAATCAGGCGAACATGTTTGGCTCGCAGATATTATTGATAAGCCTACTATAATTAACTTTGTGTATTACCGCTGTCCCGGAATTTGTAGCCCTTTGATGGAAGCAGTTGCCGGAGTAATGGACAAATCGGAGCTGGTGGTTGGCGAAGACTACCAGGTGTTGACCATTAGTTTTGATCCGCGCGAAACCATTGATCTTGGCATACGGAAAAAAACAAATTACTTAAATCTGATGAACAACGAGCAAAAGGTGGAAGAAGCAAAAACAGGTTGGCAATTTTTTGTTTCGGATAGCGCAAGTATTATAAAAGCTACCAATGCCACAGGTTTTAAGTATAAAAAAACCGGTAACGATTTTCTGCATGCAGCCTCATTAACCGTAGTTAGCCCCGATGGTAAAATTACCCGGTATTTAAATGGCATGTATTTTTTACCATTCGAATGGAAGATGGCTATTGTAGAAGCTTCAAAAGGACAGTCGGGGCCAACTTTAAACAAAGTGCTGCGTTTTTGTTACAGTTACGATCCGGTTGGACAAACATACGTATTAAACATTACCAAAGTTAGCGGAACCATAATTATGTTTTTCGCGTTGGTTTTATTGCTTTACCTGGTGGTAAAACCCAAAAGAAAAAAAGTAATTTAA
- a CDS encoding 4Fe-4S dicluster domain-containing protein, translating to MENKSRRNFMKKLGASIGAAGLVGGSSFLSSCNQVETVSGDKIKLLTSSGELVEVDKSQLKPADMPDLSENQERGREGLPGRKWVMVIDLSKCRNARECMKACQNHHQLRPEQHHINVLQMQDADHTAPYYMPKPCQHCDNPPCTKVCPVNATFKREDGIVLIDNERCIGCRFCIAACPYSARVFNWFEPRDAEKYKGVTYNIEANVPQKKGTISKCLFSADRLRDGKLPTCVSSCPNGVYWFGDQNEDAVTNGTTKETTSFSKLIKDNAAYTLMEELGTKPRVYYLPPKDRAFPFQGEIDEHHS from the coding sequence ATGGAAAACAAATCGCGTAGAAACTTCATGAAAAAGCTGGGCGCATCAATTGGTGCAGCCGGACTTGTTGGGGGCTCAAGTTTTTTAAGTTCGTGTAACCAGGTTGAAACGGTTTCCGGAGATAAGATAAAACTGCTTACCTCGAGTGGAGAATTGGTAGAAGTTGATAAATCGCAACTAAAACCTGCCGACATGCCGGATCTTTCTGAAAATCAGGAAAGAGGTCGAGAGGGCCTGCCCGGACGTAAGTGGGTAATGGTAATTGATTTATCGAAGTGTAGAAATGCACGCGAATGCATGAAAGCTTGCCAAAATCACCACCAGCTGCGGCCCGAGCAACACCATATTAACGTGTTGCAAATGCAGGATGCCGACCACACTGCACCTTATTACATGCCAAAACCTTGTCAGCATTGCGATAATCCGCCTTGCACAAAAGTGTGCCCGGTAAATGCTACGTTTAAACGCGAAGACGGAATTGTGCTTATCGACAACGAACGTTGTATTGGCTGCCGTTTTTGTATTGCAGCATGCCCTTACTCGGCTAGGGTTTTTAATTGGTTTGAACCCCGCGATGCAGAAAAATACAAAGGTGTAACCTACAACATTGAAGCAAATGTGCCTCAAAAGAAAGGTACAATCTCGAAATGCTTGTTTAGTGCCGACCGATTACGCGACGGAAAACTTCCAACTTGTGTTTCATCGTGCCCGAATGGGGTTTATTGGTTTGGCGACCAAAACGAAGATGCTGTTACCAATGGTACAACCAAGGAAACAACAAGTTTTAGCAAATTAATAAAAGACAATGCAGCATACACCTTAATGGAAGAGCTGGGAACCAAACCCAGGGTTTATTATCTACCTCCCAAAGACAGGGCTTTCCCTTTTCAGGGCGAAATTGATGAACACCACTCATAA
- the nrfD gene encoding NrfD/PsrC family molybdoenzyme membrane anchor subunit, with translation MEKTKSPEESRKLLDKITFDLTRSIVKRDELTHFWYFLLIMFAAVGLWGWFIQIRDGLGVTGMRDYVSWGMYIGNFVFFVAVSLIGFLISSALHLLKINWAKPISRVAEQVAIAAVALAGIIIVMDMGRPDRFLNVFLHGRFASPIIWDVTVVTTYLTISVLLFYIPLIPDLALLRDRGGSDIPTWKMNIYKILALGWKGNDEQYRLVSHAMRILMILIIPVGLSIHTVTSWLFAATLRSGWDTTIFGPYFVAGAFVAGSAAVVILMYAYRNRYGLSEYFAEKQFDYMGKLLVFVCLVYLYFNVNEFLVPAYKMKTAEAIHLRNLFTGSYSTMFWLTQIFGLILPIILMVCRFFRKPLPLTIISVFVLVASWFKRYVIVVPTLEHPFLPVQNVPEHFKHYQPTSIEIMITLFSFMAALLIITVLAKMFPVITIWEYAEEKGIKKEILAEPKN, from the coding sequence ATGGAAAAAACAAAATCGCCGGAAGAATCCCGGAAATTATTGGATAAAATTACATTCGACCTCACCCGTTCAATTGTAAAACGCGATGAGTTAACCCATTTCTGGTACTTTTTGCTCATCATGTTTGCGGCTGTTGGCCTGTGGGGTTGGTTTATACAAATCCGCGATGGGCTTGGTGTAACAGGAATGCGCGATTACGTGTCGTGGGGAATGTACATCGGGAACTTTGTATTTTTTGTTGCCGTTAGTTTAATTGGCTTCCTTATCAGTTCGGCACTCCACTTGCTAAAAATTAATTGGGCAAAACCGATATCGCGGGTAGCCGAGCAGGTAGCTATTGCCGCTGTAGCATTGGCCGGAATTATTATTGTAATGGACATGGGGCGCCCCGATCGTTTTCTCAACGTTTTCTTACACGGCCGTTTTGCTTCACCTATCATTTGGGACGTTACAGTGGTAACTACTTACCTAACCATTTCTGTTTTATTATTTTATATTCCACTTATACCCGACCTTGCGCTATTGCGCGACCGGGGTGGTTCAGACATCCCGACATGGAAAATGAACATCTACAAAATACTGGCTTTGGGCTGGAAAGGTAACGATGAACAATACCGACTGGTTTCGCATGCTATGCGTATCTTAATGATTCTCATTATTCCGGTTGGTCTTTCTATTCACACCGTAACATCATGGTTATTTGCAGCAACTTTACGTTCGGGCTGGGACACTACCATTTTTGGTCCTTACTTTGTTGCCGGTGCCTTTGTTGCGGGTTCGGCTGCCGTTGTAATTTTAATGTATGCCTACCGCAACCGCTACGGATTAAGCGAATATTTTGCCGAAAAACAATTCGACTACATGGGCAAATTACTCGTTTTTGTTTGTCTGGTGTACCTTTATTTTAACGTAAACGAATTTTTGGTACCTGCCTATAAAATGAAAACAGCTGAGGCCATTCACCTGCGCAACCTGTTTACCGGTAGTTATTCAACCATGTTTTGGTTAACCCAGATATTTGGCCTTATCCTCCCTATCATTTTAATGGTCTGCCGCTTTTTCAGAAAACCATTACCACTAACCATAATTTCGGTTTTTGTTTTGGTGGCTTCGTGGTTTAAAAGGTATGTAATTGTAGTTCCAACACTGGAACACCCGTTTTTACCCGTACAGAATGTTCCGGAACACTTTAAACACTATCAGCCAACAAGCATCGAGATTATGATTACCCTTTTCTCGTTTATGGCTGCCCTGCTGATAATAACTGTATTGGCCAAAATGTTCCCGGTAATTACGATTTGGGAGTACGCTGAAGAAAAAGGTATTAAAAAAGAAATTCTTGCTGAACCGAAAAACTAA
- a CDS encoding cytochrome c, which yields MKIKYLLVALIFLAQHVMAQEWLVPEDQKNLINPSEYNLENVKKGKDLYLLNCKSCHGDAGKNNGLPLVPPPPDVTSDIMQANTPGELYYKITKGRGGMPQFETTISEDDRWRLVNYIMNYNPANEPVLVEAPPKNAKILASVNETENKVEVFAEVEDANGKYLALAETPISIGAKKAFGTQPIGEVLTNKEGRAEYQIPETLIGDEQGMVNIVVELGEGFITEQVVLDAAQVGQQKPTPVLIQKEVLWSTNENVQTWLLLSYLTAVGGAWGAIAYVVFQILKIKRAGKE from the coding sequence ATGAAAATAAAATATTTACTTGTAGCATTAATTTTTTTGGCGCAGCACGTAATGGCGCAGGAATGGTTGGTTCCGGAAGATCAGAAAAACCTGATAAATCCTTCGGAATATAACCTTGAAAATGTAAAAAAAGGAAAAGACCTGTATTTGCTAAATTGTAAATCGTGCCACGGCGATGCCGGCAAAAACAACGGATTGCCATTGGTGCCACCGCCGCCTGATGTTACCAGCGATATTATGCAGGCAAATACCCCGGGCGAATTGTACTATAAAATTACCAAAGGCCGTGGCGGAATGCCGCAATTTGAAACAACCATTTCGGAAGACGATCGTTGGCGACTGGTAAATTACATTATGAATTACAACCCCGCCAATGAACCGGTATTGGTAGAAGCTCCTCCAAAAAATGCAAAAATACTGGCATCGGTTAACGAAACCGAAAATAAGGTGGAGGTTTTTGCCGAGGTAGAAGACGCCAATGGAAAATACCTGGCACTGGCTGAAACGCCTATTTCTATCGGAGCCAAAAAAGCTTTCGGCACACAGCCTATTGGAGAAGTACTTACCAATAAAGAAGGCCGCGCTGAATATCAAATCCCAGAGACCTTAATTGGCGATGAGCAGGGAATGGTAAATATTGTTGTTGAATTGGGCGAAGGTTTTATTACCGAACAGGTAGTACTTGATGCTGCACAGGTAGGACAACAAAAACCAACACCGGTACTCATTCAAAAAGAAGTGCTTTGGTCGACCAACGAAAACGTTCAAACCTGGTTACTGCTATCGTACCTTACCGCCGTTGGCGGTGCCTGGGGCGCAATTGCCTACGTCGTTTTTCAGATTCTAAAAATTAAACGCGCCGGGAAAGAGTAA
- the ccoS gene encoding cbb3-type cytochrome oxidase assembly protein CcoS, whose translation MNIFYLLIGVSLLAALIFLGAFIWAVRSGQFDDNETPSMRVLFDDDDVEQTSDEEEENNKK comes from the coding sequence ATGAATATATTTTACCTGCTGATAGGAGTTAGTTTACTGGCTGCGCTTATTTTTTTAGGCGCCTTTATATGGGCAGTACGATCCGGGCAGTTTGATGATAACGAAACACCATCAATGCGGGTATTGTTTGACGATGACGATGTGGAGCAAACATCGGATGAAGAAGAAGAAAATAACAAAAAATAA